The following coding sequences lie in one Melopsittacus undulatus isolate bMelUnd1 chromosome 9, bMelUnd1.mat.Z, whole genome shotgun sequence genomic window:
- the LHFPL4 gene encoding LHFPL tetraspan subfamily member 4 protein, producing the protein MLPSQEASKLYHDNYVRNSRAIGVLWAIFTICFAIINVVVFIQPYWVGDSVNTPKPGYFGLFHYCVGSGLAGRELSCRGSFTDFSTIPSGAFQAAAFFVLLSMVLTLGCITCFALFFFCNTATVYKICAWMQLLAALCLVLGCMIFPDGWDAETIRDMCGEKTGKYSLGDCSVRWAYILAIIGILNALILSFLAFVLGNRQNDLLHEELKTESKDFVGTARI; encoded by the exons ATGCTGCCCTCGCAGGAAGCCTCCAAGCTGTACCATGACAACTACGTGCGGAACTCGCGCGCCATCGGCGTGCTGTGGGCCATCTTCACCATCTGCTTCGCCATCATCAACGTGGTGGTCTTCATCCAACCGTACTGGGTGGGAGACAGCgtcaacacccccaagcccGGTTACTTCGGGCTGTTCCACTACTGCGTGGGCAGCGGGCTGGCGGGCCGGGAGCTGTCGTGCCGCGGCTCCTTCACCGACTTCAGCACCATCCCGTCGGGCGCCTTCCAGGCGGCGGCCTTCTTCGTGCTGCTGTCCATGGTGCTGACGCTCGGCTGCATCACCTGCTTCGCCCTCTTCTTCTTCTGCAACACCGCCACCGTCTACAAGATCTGCGCCTGGATGCAGCTGCTGGCAG CGCtctgcctggtgctgggctgcatgATCTTCCCCGACGGCTGGGATGCAGAGACCATACGGGACATGTGCGGGGAGAAGACAGGGAAGTACTCCCTGGGCGACTGCTCCGTGCGCTGGGCTTACATCCTGGCCATCATCGGCATCCTCAATGCCCTCATCCTCTCCTTCCTGGCCTTCGTCCTCGGCAACAGGCAGAACGACCTGCTGCACGAGGAGCTCAAGACAGAGAGCAAAG ATTTTGTTGGCACTGCG AGGATATAG